The Rubricoccus marinus nucleotide sequence TTTTACACAGAAGGGCAAGACTCGATGCGCGTCGTTCTAATCGAGACGTTTACCCAGACGGACTTTCTGCCCGCCTCGAACTAGACAGCAGGGGCCTCTGGCGCCGTACGACCGCGCGCCCATCGGGAAGCGCCGACGCCACGGGCCTCCTCGTCTCTAGCGCCAGAGGCTCAGGGCCTCTGGCGGAGCCAGCCCCGCGCCATCGCCAGCCCGTTGCGGATCTCACGCACCTCGTACAGCCCCAGCGCGAATAGCGCCGCTGGGTAGCACGCCAGAAGCCCTGCCCGGAGCGCCACGCGCGGCCACAGGCCCCATGCCTCAGACGGCATCGCTGCGAGCGCTAAGACGGCGGCGATCACGCCAGAGGCGAGCGCCGCGCCCCACGGGTAGCGGATCGGCGCGTGTCGGCGTGCGACGCGCTCGGCGTAGAGCGCCAGTCCCGCGAACGACGCGACCGTAGCGAGGGCCGCGCCCATCGCGCCGAACGGCGGGATCAGCAGTAGGTTGAGGACCGCGTTCCCGACCGCGGCGCCGATGACGCCCTGCGAGATCCGCCGCGTCTCCCCCGCCGCGTACAGCACGTTCACGACGACGAAGTACAGCCCGTAGCCCACGTAGCCCAGGGCGACGGGCAACACGAGGCCGCTGGCGCCGAGGTAAGCCGGCTCGGACGAGAGGATGCGCGTGCCGTCGAACGTGACGAGCGAGAGGCCGAGCGCGGCGAAGCCGCCCAGCGCCGCGAAGTGCCGGAAGACGCGCGGGTGCAGCGTGCTATCGGTCAGCTTGCCATCGGCACCGTAGAGCGTCTTCAGGCCGATTGCGAGGAACGCCAGTTGCAGACTCTGCACGAGCAGCACGTTCAAGATCCCCCCGATCCGCGCCGCCCAGCCGTAGACGGCCAGCGCCTCGTCGCCCGCGATCCAGCCCAGCAGGTAGCGGTCGCCCGCGTTCAGCATCAGCCCACCGAGCCCACCCAGCGCCAGCGGCACGCCGTACACCGCCAGAGGCCGGATGAGCCGCGTGCGGATCCGCCACCCGCCTCTGGCGAGCACGACGGCCACGAGGATGGCCGCTGAAGCGCCCGCCGACATCGCGTAAGCCCGCATCACGCCCTCTAGCCCGAGCCCCTCGGTCCCCAAGAAGTACCACACCGCCGCCACCAGAACCGCCATCTCGACCGCCACGCCCAGCGCGAATACGCCTGCCCGCTCCTTCGCGCGCAGCACGGCATACGGCACCCCGCCGATGACCTTCATCGCGACGTATAGCCCGAGCCACCAGATGATCGCCGGGTTCGCCTGGGGCGCCATCAAGACCGGCGCGAGGACGGGAGCAAGCAGCCCGAACCCCAGCGCGACCAGCGCGGCGACGGCGCCAGAGGCCACGAGTGCCGTCCCGGGCAGCGCCGCGTGGTCGTCGGCGTGCTTGGGGTCGGCGAGAAAGCGCAAGAGGCCGCTGGCGAGGCCCAGCCCGCCCAGCAGCACGCCGATCTGCGCGGTCACTTCCAGTTGGAAGAGCTGGCCGTACTCCGCTTTGGAGAGCAGCGCCGTATCGAGGTAGAGCGGCGCGAGCAGCAGCCCGCCGAGCTTGAGCGCCACGCCCGAAAGCGCGTACAGCCCCGACTGGCGAATCAGCCGCCACCCGCCACCAGAGGCGGTCTGGGCCTCTGGCGCGGCGTCGGCGGAGTCGGGGGCGGGAGCGTCGGGCACGGCCGCGAAGGTACCGGTTGGTGGGAGGGACAGAGCCTCTGGCGCCAGAGGCCCGCGCCGTCTGCACCCTGCATTCGCCCTCGCCCGCGCCGCGAGCCCGCTAGCTTGCCGCATGGACCCACTCCGCCTCCACATCTTCGGCCGCACCGTCGCCGTCCACGCCGGCAGCGGCGTGGCGGGCCGCGTGCTCCGCGACGAGCTCGCGCACTACCCCGCCGCGGCTCCCGATAGCTCGCCCGACCTCACGCTCAGCTTTGACGCCCCGCACCCGCGGCGCGTGATCGCCGCCAACCCGTCGGCGCAGGTGGAGAACGAGGGCGGCTTCACGGCGCGCTTCACGATGGCCGAAGTCGACTACTCGTGGGGCGCCGGGCGGCTCCGCGCGCTCGGCGTGCGCGTCAACCGGCCCGCCAGCGGCCTCTGGCGCCAGGCGCAGCGCGCGGCCGACATGCAGTTTGCGACCCGCGAGGCGCGCGCGGGCATGATCGCGCACGAGCTGGCGCTCGTCCCCGCGATGCTCCTGGATCCCGAGCGGCTGCCCATCCACGCCAGCGGCCTGCAATCACCCGATGGCGGCGTGTTGCTCCTCGGCGGGACCGGTGGCGTGGGCAAGACCTCGCTCTGCCTCGAACTCGGCCGCAGCGCGGGCTACCGTTTCCTCGCCGATGACATCGCGGTTCTCGACGCCAGAGGCCGCGTCTTCCCCAACCTCGCGTACCCGAAGGTCTACGGGTACAACATGGTCGGCCACGACGACCTGCGCGACTCCGTGCTCAAAGGCCGCGGCGCGCTGGACCGTCTGCACTGGCACCTCCACAAAGCGCGAGGCCTGGACAAAGTGCGCCGCCGCGCCGCGCCCGAAACCCTCTACGGCCCCGTCTCCGAGGGCGGGCCTCTGGCGCGCTACGTGATCCTCATGCGCGAGGCGCGCGACGAGATCGCCGTGGACTCTGTCGGCGCCGACGAAGCCGCTGAGCTATCGGTCCGCGTGCTCCAGACTGAGTTCGCGCAGTTCCTGACACACCTTCAGTGGCACGCCTACAACCGTGGCCTCCTCGGCCTGGAGCCCTTCGCGACGCCAGAGGCCACGATCAGCCGCTGGCGCGATGGGCTCGCACAGGCGCTGGGCACGGCGGAGTGCGTCGTCGCACGAATCCCTATCGGCATGGAGCACGGAGCCTTCCGGCGCGAGATGAGCGCGGTGCTAACGGCGTAGGCCTCTGGCGCCAGAAGCCGCCAGACCACCCGTAGGGACACACCGCTGGTGTGTCCTCCGTCCTGAATGCCGCGACATCAGCCGCAGCCCCCCCCGTAGTCGCACGAGACCTACGCTCCGAGACACGGCGGCCTGATGCGCCAGAGGCTATTCCGGCGGCTCCTCCCCCGCTACAATCGCGAGAACGGCCTCCCCGTACTGCTCCAGCTTTGCCGGGCCGATGCCCTTGACGGCCAGCAGGTCGTCGTTGGACTCCGGCATCGCAAGGGCCACGGCACGGAGCGTCTTGTCGTTGAACACGACGTAGGGCGGCACGCCTTTTTCGATGGCGAGGTCGGAGCGCCAGGCGCGGAGCAACTGGAAGACCTCGCCGGCGTCGTCGTCCAACTCGATGTCGTCCGAGCCGCCTCTGGCGCCAGAGGCCGATCCGCCAGAGCCTCTGGCGCCGCGAGTCAGCTTGTCCGCCAGCCCATCGCGACCCACGTCGATGGCCTCGCGATGCGCGAGCGCCTGGCGGCCCAACGGCGCCACGTCCAGAACCTGGAACTGGTTACCGCCCGAGCCCTCCACGCTGACCGTCTTGAGGTAGCCCTTGAGGAGTAGCCCCTTGTAGAGCGCGTCCACGTCGTCCAGGCTCATCATGCCCAGGCGGCCGTAGTACGGGTGCCCCTCGTACTTGTCCATGCCCTTGGCTTTGGAGCCGGCGAGGATCTTGGTCATCGTCTTGCGCCCGACGGGCCACTTGAGTCGCGTCACGGCATCCAGCAGGCCCAGCGCGATGCGCGAGTGCATGGGGATCTGGTCCCACTCCGGGATCTCGTCCGGTGCGTCCTGCATCCGCGATTCCACGGCGCACACGTCGCAGCACTCGGCGCCTTCCACGGACGGTTCTGCCTTGTCGCCGAAGTGCGTCAGCAGCACGCGACGGCGG carries:
- a CDS encoding polysaccharide biosynthesis C-terminal domain-containing protein produces the protein MPDAPAPDSADAAPEAQTASGGGWRLIRQSGLYALSGVALKLGGLLLAPLYLDTALLSKAEYGQLFQLEVTAQIGVLLGGLGLASGLLRFLADPKHADDHAALPGTALVASGAVAALVALGFGLLAPVLAPVLMAPQANPAIIWWLGLYVAMKVIGGVPYAVLRAKERAGVFALGVAVEMAVLVAAVWYFLGTEGLGLEGVMRAYAMSAGASAAILVAVVLARGGWRIRTRLIRPLAVYGVPLALGGLGGLMLNAGDRYLLGWIAGDEALAVYGWAARIGGILNVLLVQSLQLAFLAIGLKTLYGADGKLTDSTLHPRVFRHFAALGGFAALGLSLVTFDGTRILSSEPAYLGASGLVLPVALGYVGYGLYFVVVNVLYAAGETRRISQGVIGAAVGNAVLNLLLIPPFGAMGAALATVASFAGLALYAERVARRHAPIRYPWGAALASGVIAAVLALAAMPSEAWGLWPRVALRAGLLACYPAALFALGLYEVREIRNGLAMARGWLRQRP